The proteins below come from a single Tribolium castaneum strain GA2 chromosome 9, icTriCast1.1, whole genome shotgun sequence genomic window:
- the LOC656680 gene encoding CD151 antigen isoform X1: MGSRECCGLNVVKNVLNFFNIIFLLAGLGVLGVAVWTMIDRYQYVTLLASLTYPIIVYFLLSAGALVIFVAFMGCYAVLKSNRLLLVFYIFLLVLIFLIEAMVGVVAYIYEENVQSELEMSLNNTLLTTYKILEDKSQAVDFLQENFRCCGAVSFTDWKYSAWLQNDHETENVVPDSCCKTVSVGCGSSDHPSNINYAGCLDLMALHMENHLFILSVVGLGICVVQIFGIIFGCKLYFKLKHEDAVEDPTDRTTFL, translated from the exons ATGGGCAGCAGAGAGTGCTGCGGCTTGAACGTTGTCAAAAACGTGTTAAACTTCTTCAATATAATCTTCCTG cttGCAGGTTTAGGGGTCCTTGGAGTGGCAGTATGGACGATGATCGACCGCTACCAATACGTGACACTTCTGGCATCCCTAACTTACCCCATCATCGTATATTTCTTACTCTCAGCAGGAGCTCTAGTCATTTTTGTCGCTTTCATGGGCTGCTATGCCGTCCTTAAAAGCAACCGCCTCTTACTAGTTTTt TACATTTTTCTACTTGTACTTATTTTTCTAATCGAGGCCATGGTTGGCGTCGTCGCTTACATTTACGAGGAAAACGTACAAAGCGAATTAGAGATGAGTTTAAATAATACGCTCCTCACGACTTACAAAATATTAGAGGACAAATCGCAAGCTGTGGATTTTTTGCAGGAAAAT TTTCGCTGTTGCGGCGCTGTAAGTTTTACAGATTGGAAATACAGTGCGTGGTTGCAAAACGATCACGAAACCGAAAATGTTGTTCCTGATTCCTGCTGTAAAACTGTCTCTGTGGGGTGCGGCAGCAGTGACCATCCCTCCAATATTAATTATGCC gGGTGTCTCGACTTGATGGCGCTTCACATGGAAAACCATCTATTTATCCTAAGTGTAGTGGGACTTGGAATCTGTGTGGTgcaaatttttggaattattttcgGATGCAAGTTGTACTTCAAACTGAAGCACGAGGATGCAGTGGAGGACCCGACTGACAGAACGACGTTTCTTTAG
- the LOC656680 gene encoding CD151 antigen isoform X2: MIDRYQYVTLLASLTYPIIVYFLLSAGALVIFVAFMGCYAVLKSNRLLLVFYIFLLVLIFLIEAMVGVVAYIYEENVQSELEMSLNNTLLTTYKILEDKSQAVDFLQENFRCCGAVSFTDWKYSAWLQNDHETENVVPDSCCKTVSVGCGSSDHPSNINYAGCLDLMALHMENHLFILSVVGLGICVVQIFGIIFGCKLYFKLKHEDAVEDPTDRTTFL; the protein is encoded by the exons ATGATCGACCGCTACCAATACGTGACACTTCTGGCATCCCTAACTTACCCCATCATCGTATATTTCTTACTCTCAGCAGGAGCTCTAGTCATTTTTGTCGCTTTCATGGGCTGCTATGCCGTCCTTAAAAGCAACCGCCTCTTACTAGTTTTt TACATTTTTCTACTTGTACTTATTTTTCTAATCGAGGCCATGGTTGGCGTCGTCGCTTACATTTACGAGGAAAACGTACAAAGCGAATTAGAGATGAGTTTAAATAATACGCTCCTCACGACTTACAAAATATTAGAGGACAAATCGCAAGCTGTGGATTTTTTGCAGGAAAAT TTTCGCTGTTGCGGCGCTGTAAGTTTTACAGATTGGAAATACAGTGCGTGGTTGCAAAACGATCACGAAACCGAAAATGTTGTTCCTGATTCCTGCTGTAAAACTGTCTCTGTGGGGTGCGGCAGCAGTGACCATCCCTCCAATATTAATTATGCC gGGTGTCTCGACTTGATGGCGCTTCACATGGAAAACCATCTATTTATCCTAAGTGTAGTGGGACTTGGAATCTGTGTGGTgcaaatttttggaattattttcgGATGCAAGTTGTACTTCAAACTGAAGCACGAGGATGCAGTGGAGGACCCGACTGACAGAACGACGTTTCTTTAG
- the LOC103312791 gene encoding transmembrane protein 237 encodes MSSKMSTRPRKHKHKDDMKQETVVQVHKTVKSDTSSDEKTKLNEDKNDNYNTNTPSREISVDEESQINSKILSLIESEMKRDANKHSHFTDSRPQSLSFYEDEKAPEELSGNLELLSPEERKHYKRRREYGQMDMDEMNAYNVIQDLYNSRDGDEIISSTKKSKSRKKRHGDSETGIGDSREMMIPKEKKKSKKKKRESSPTAKRKHKKRDDDFEPRNDITVALEELQDDVFENNEEFKIEKIRKSPKKSDKVYVQKKNKFEAVTKPSNLNRQSAYELEEDISGKKFQTYHPLELAIPFQEYWMRLTTFCHGLLGGLALGHWLYIVSNIYNQDSEFISHYSHFSDTYVSCFYFLCVICLMSVFEKIDFAHFEGAQFRNLFKFKKSSLVILIYFTCLVVHLSAARIDYKLGLVSYNDTISNITKSELTQWNHLSLWRSILAFLAWIIVGLSPQENMFYINLKGMEKYLPQK; translated from the exons ATGAGCTCGAAAATGTCAACACGTCCTCGTAAACACAAGCACAAAGACGACATGAAGCAAGAAACAGTGGTCCAAGTACACAAAACGGTCAAGTCTGACACAAGCTCCGATGAAAAAACCAAACTAAACGAGGACAAAAACGACAACTACAACACCAATACCCCCAGTCGGGAGATCTCCGTTGATGAGGAGTCCCAaatcaattcaaaaattttgtcccTCATTGAGAGCGAAATGAAACGGGACGCCAACAAGCACTCGCACTTCACCGACTCCAGGCCCCAAAGTCTCAGCTTCTACGAAGACGAAAAAGCGCCAGAAGAGCTCTCAGGTAATCTCGAGCTGCTAAGCCCCGAAGAGCGTAAACATTACAAGAGGCGGCGGGAATACGGACAAATGGACATGGACGAAATGAACGCCTACAATGTGATCCAAGATCTGTACAACAGCAGGGACGGCGACGAAATCATATCGTCTACGAAAAAGTCAAAATCGCGGAAAAAACGACACGGGGACTCGGAAACTGGAATCGGTGACAGCAGGGAAATGATGATCCccaaagaaaagaaaaagagCAAGAAGAAGAAACGGGAATCGTCCCCAACGGCTAAACGCAAACACAAGAAACGAGACGATGATTTTGAGCCCAGGAACGACATCACTGTGGCACTAGAAGAGCTACAGGATGATGTTTTCGAAAACAATGAGgagtttaaaattgaaaaaatcaggaAGAGTCCCAAAAAGTCCGACAAGGTTTACGTCCAGAAGAAAAATAAGTTCGAAGCAGTGACGAAACCGAGCAACTTGAACCGGCAAAGCGCCTACGAGCTTGAGGAAGACATATCGGGGAAAAA attTCAGACATATCATCCGCTAGAGCTGGCCATCCCGTTCCAGGAGTACTGGATGCGCTTGACCACGTTCTGCCACGGATTATTGGGAGGGTTAGCACTGGGCCATTGGTTGTACATCGTTAGCAATATTTACAACCAAGACAGCGAATTTATCTCGCACTATTCCCACTTTAGTGATACCTACGTCTCGTGCTTTTATTTCCTTTGTGTCATCTGCCTAATGTCCGTGTTTGAAAA GATCGATTTTGCTCATTTCGAAGGAGCTCAGTTTAGAAACTTATTCAAATTTAAGAAGAGTTCGCTAGTGATACTCATCTACTTCACCTGTCTGGTTGTGCATCTCTCAGCTGCCAGGATAGACTATAAATTAGGTTTAGTATCGTACAACGACACCATATCAAAT ATAACTAAAAGTGAGCTTACGCAGTGGAACCACTTGTCGCTCTGGCGCTCGATTTTAGCTTTCCTTGCTTGGATCATTGTCGGCTTGTCGCCGCAAGAAAACATGTTTTATATTAATCTTAAGGGCATGGAGAAGTATCTTCCACAAAAATga